CCTGGCGCGGCTGAGCAACGCCGGCACCGGGCCGGCAGGTGATCGCGACGAGTCATTGCTGCGGTTGGGGCACCACCTCAATAGTCAGTTCAAGTGCGGGCAGCAGATTGATCAGCTCGTCGAGGCTGAAAGTGTCGACATACCCGTTGAACAGAGCGGTCACTCGGGGCCCGGTGAGCCCCAAGATGAGGGCGGCTTGTGCTGCACTCAAGCGTTTTTCGCTGATGCGGCTGGTGATCGCGCTGATCACTGCGCACCGGGCGGCGTCAACACCCCCGCTGGCCGGGTCAGCCCCGCGGCCCCCATCGACACCACGATTGACGCGATGGGGTTGTGTGCCCGGCGTCTCGCTCAGGTCGTCGGGTGAGTCCACCGCCGCCCCCGAGCCCGAGGTGTTGCCCGCAGCGCCGGCGTCGGCACGCAAGGTGTGGGCTGGCGGGTCACCCACAAGATCCGTGGTCATCGGGTGCTGCGCTTGCCCGAGCGTGTCAGCGCGCCTGCGGGCAGGCGGTGCCCGATGGCCGCGCGCACCGTGTGCGCCGTGCTGCTCACCGGTTCTCCAAGGCCTGCGGAGGTGGTGCCTGCGGAGGTGGTGCCTGCGGAGGTGGTGCTCGATGGCACAGCATCGATAGCAGCCGGCGCGGGCCAGCCCGCCCAGGCAGCGAGGAGCATCAACCCTGCGAATCCGCGCCGGGGCGCTCCGCAGATAACCCCGCCGTGCTGCGGATCAGCATTGCCGGGTGCCCGCCCCGACACCTGCCCGACGGTGAATGCGGTGGCTCCCGGGCCATGACGGCAACCGGGAGCCGCCGCGGGTGAATGGCCTAAATTACGCGCTGCGACGCGTTGTGCAGCGATAGGACGCGCGTCCCAGCGTGCACCGATGGCGACGTGAAGCGATGCCCGACCGCCCCCGACCCCTGACTGCCCCACCATTACCGCCAGCTCAGCTGTAGCGCTACGCAGGCCGGGAGGGTGAACCGCGGCCCCATCGTTCCCGATCATTACCGTGGGTGATCTATGCGAGCCAACATAGCTTTCATATAGCATTGGTGTTAGGTTGAGGCAAGAGCGGAGTATCGACCGAAAGGGAGCGCCCATTGCCCAACGACCAGCGGCCACGTCCAGGGCGCGGGGTGTACGCGATCTCGGTCGCCGCCGAGCTCACCGGTCTGGATCCGCAGACCCTGCGTCTCTACGAGCGGCGCGGGTTGCTCACCCCGGCACGGACCGGCGGGGGCACCCGCCGCTACAGCGATGACGACGTGGTGCGCCTGCAGCGCATCAGTGCCCTGGTCGCCGGTGGCGTCAACATCGCCGGAATCGCCCAGATCCTGGCGTTGCAAGACCTCAACGGTGAACTCGAGTCCGACCTCAGCCACCTCAGGTCCGAAAACGCCCGCCTGCGCCACACCGGCCCGGGCAATGAACACCTGGTGGCGACTCGAGGAAGGGGAGCCCGTCAGCGATGAGGATCAACGTCGAAAACTGTCAACTGCCCGACGATGTGCCCATCGGCGACGCCGTCGAACAGCAGCAGCCCGTCGACGCCGATACCGAGGACGGCCTCGATCGTGACCACCTCGCCGACCCCCTGTAGCGTGATGCCAACCCCATCGACGTCAGCGATCAAGCCATCATCGTTGCCTGGCCCGACGACGACCGCGACGCCGGCACCACTGGCTAGCCTGCGGCTAGCCCCGTGTCGGGGGGAACTGGATGAAATCTCTGTCTCCGCTAGTCGGGGCGCCGATGGGATGGGCGACGTTGCCGAGCAGGTTAGCGTGGACGCTGGCGAGCTTGCGGATTACCGCTGGACAGGCAGGACTTCCACCGGCAAAGCCTGGTGGATAAGCCGCCGGCGATGCTGTGGCTCTGGGCCCCCTGGTGCCCGATGTGCCAAAAGCGAAGCGCCCGTGGTCGGTCAAGTTACCGTTTCCCACCCGGCCGTGAACCGGTGCGATCGCATTGCGAAGATCCGACTCGATGCCTGAGTATTCAGGGGATGGCCAGCCAAGCCACGTCGATGCTCACGGTGCCGATCCGGGATCGCGCCGCGCTGCAGGCGGTCAATTTTTTCATGGCGGACATGGAAGCCGGCATGGGCCCGTTCCTGGGTGTCTTGCTCGCGAGCCGCGGCTGGACCACCGGGGCGATTGGCACCGTTATCACCTTGGGTGCGATTGTCGGCATGTGCACGGTGGCGCCCGCGGGGGCGCTGGTTGATGCCACCACCCGCAAACGCGCCTGTGTGATCGTAGTCGGTCTAGCGGCCGTGGCGGCTTCGGCGGTGATTTTGACGTCGCGGCAGTTTTGGGTGGTCGCCGCCGCGCAGTCTGTTATGTGCGTTTCCGGGGCGATGATCGCCCCGGCGGTGATTGGCATCACACTGGGCCTGGTGGGCCAGGCCGGGTTTATCAGCCAAAACGGTCGCAATCAGGCGTACAACCACGCCGGCAACATGGCCGGCGCCGCGATTGGAGGTCTGCTGGGCTGGGTGTTCGGATACGCCGGAGTGTTCTGGCTTGCCGCAGCCTTTGCGGTGGTCACCGTCCTCGCGGTGTTGAGAATCCCCGCCGGTCGCATCAACCATCATGTCGCGCGCGGCGAGATCTTGGCCGGCGAGCAGCCCCCGGTCAAACGACTACGGGTGTTGGTAAAGTCCCGGCCGCTGTTGGCGCTGGCCGCCGCCGTGATGCTGTTTTGGCTGGGTAATGCGGCGATGCTGCCGCTCTACGGGCTAGCCGTTGTCGCCACCCACGCCAACGCGTTCACCACCGTGGCCAGCACCGTCGTGGTGGCACAGGCCGTGATGATCCCCGCATCCCTGGCGGCCATGAGGATTGTGCAAACTCATGGCTACTGGCTAGCCATTCTGATCGCGTTCAGCGCCTTACCCATCCGCGCGCTCGTCGCCGCCGGAGTCATCACGACCTGGGGAGTGATACCGGTGCAAATCCTCGACGGCGTCGGGGCGGGCATGTTGTCCGTAGCGGTGCCCGGGCTGGTGGCCCGCATCCTCGACGGCACCGGCCACATCAACGTCGGCCAAGGCGCGATCATGGCCGCCCAAGGACTTGGGGGAGCTCTCAGCCCGGTGCTCGGCGGGTTCACCGCCCAAATATTTGGTTTTTCAGCGGCTTTCGTGATGCTTGGCGGATTGTCGATGGGATCGCTGGCCATCTGGCTCGGGTTCGCGCCCATGCTGCGTCGCACCGGCAACCACATCTCACTGGCCTCTGCCCCCGTCGAGGCGACGTGAGCGAGGGATCCAACCCGTCACGGGGAAGGTACGTGCCCGGCGATATGGTCCGGGGGCCCCATGGGGCTCGCGGGCACTGCCATGGAGGTGACACCCAGTGTGCGGTGGAGGGGAAGCCGAGAAAGCCTTCCGGGACAACACCGTTTCCCGCCGCGTCACATCCCTAATCCCGACCAGTTCTCATCCACCATCCCATCCGGTCCCGTGTCGGGGCGGTGAAAGCTGGGCTGCGGGGCGCTGCGATGGAGTTCCGCTCTGGCACACCGGTCGTTGCCCGTATCCGGTGCAGGGCCGCGCGCCGGCGGGCCTGGCGGCGTCTGGCAGCGGGCCGGTGAGAGCGCTAAAGTTGTTGGCGCACAGTAATTTTGCTGCCCGCCAGGGTGGCGGGCACCGAGTGTGACAGGAGGTGGATTGCTGTGTTGCGTTTCGATCCGTTCACTGATTTCGACGCTCTGGTGCGTGACGTGCTGGCCGGGCCGGTCGGGTCGAGCCGCGGTCCTCGGTTCATGCCGATGGACTTGTGCAAGATCGACGACCACTATGTGCTGACCGCCGATTTGCCCGGGGTCGATCCGGGGTCGATCGACGTCAGCGTGGACAACGGCACCCTGACGGTGTCGGCGCGGCGCACCGCCCGCTCCGAGGAATCGGTGCAGTGGCTGACCGCCGAACGGTTCTTCGGCGAATACCGTCGGCATCTGTGGCTGGGAGAGGGCATCGACGCCTCAGTGATCAGCGCGACGTACGAAAACGGGGTGCTCACCGTCAGCATCCCGCTGGCCGAAGGGGCCAAGCCGCGCCGCATCGAGGTCGCCCACGGCGCGGCACCACACGTCATCGAAGGCCAAGTCGTGCAATCACCCACAGAAACCGCCTAGGACGCTGGTTGCGGCACCCGCGGCGGGCAATACCCGCTGCGGGTCTGTGTGCGCATGTCGGGGGCGGCGTTGTGGCAGCAGCGAATCCACACCATCAGATGATTACGGATCAGGCGGTGCCGCGCACGGAGCGAGCGCGGCGATACCTGGGTCATGCTGAGGAGCTGAGCAGCTGCCAGTCCTCGGGCATCCGATGTATTTTGACCGTGTCACCCTCGGCTTCCAGATCGATGCTGGCGTCTCCCAGGCGCAGGTCGGTCAGCACGACGCGGCCCCACGCCTCGGGCAGATGCGGTGTGACCGCTATCTGGCGCGCCGGCACGTGCGGTTCGAGTCCCAGCAACGATCTGAGCAGCAGGACCGGCGCGGCGCTGGACCAGGCTTGCGGTGAGCACGAGGTGGGGTACGGGATCGGTGAACCGAACTGCGACCGGGGAAATCCGCAGTACAGCTCAGGCAGCCGGGTGCCGAACGCGTCGGCGGCATCCAGCAGGCCGTTAGCCAACCGGTGGGCTAGGACGTGGGCTTCGCGCACATGCGGGTAGCGCAGCAGCCCGGCCACCGCGATCGCGGTGTCGTGCGGCCAGATGGCGCCGTTGTGGTAGCTCATCGGGTTGTAAGCGCCCATCGTGGTGGCCAGGGTGCGCAGCCCGAACCCGCTATCCATCTCACCGGATGCCAGGTGTTTGACCAGCGTTGCGGCGTGCTCATCGGTGGCGATACCGGTCCATAGGCAGTGCGCGACGTTGCTGGTCAACGCATCGACGGGCTGTTTGCGCCGGTCCAGGGCCACCGCGTACCAGCCGCGCTGCGGCAACCAGAACGCCTCGAGGAACCGCGTGCGCAACGCCTGGGCGCGCTCGCGCAGCTGCCCGGCTCCCGTGGGGTCGTCGAATGCCTCGGCCAGCTCGGCGCGCGCCAGCAGGGCCGCGTAGTGATAGCCCTGCACCTCGCACAGCGCGATCGGCGGCTCGGCGGTGCGGCCGGTGGCGTCGTTGATGCCATCGAAGCTGTCTTTCCAGCCCTGGTTGATCAGGCCACGGTCGGTGGCGCGCTGGTACTCGATAAACCCGTCACCATCACGATCGCCGTAACGCTGGGCCCACGACAGCGCCGCATCAGCGGCCGGCAGCAGCGAGCGTACCACTGACGGGTCGGCGCCCCACCGCCACGCTTCGGCCAACAGCATCACAAACAGCACGGTGGCGTCGACCGACCCGTAGTAGACGGCGCCACCCAGCACGTCGGTGCTGGCCGGGCCGCGGCGGATCTCATGCATGATCCGCCCCGGCTCTTCCTCGGTGATCAGGTCCACCCGCCGGCCCTGCACCGCGGCAAGCTGCTGCAAGGTGCCCACCGACAATCCGACGTCCAGCGGCAACGCCATCCACGCGGTCAGCAGGCTGTCGCGGCCGAACAACGTCATGAACCAGGGCGCTCCGGCGGCCACGAACGAACGACCCTGACCGCTCTCGTCATGCATCAGCAGCGCGCCCAGGTCGCTTTCGGTTTGCCGCAGCACCTCGGTGAGCACGCGATGACCCGCCTCCACGGTGGTCGCGGTGTGCCGCCAGGCCTCCAGTTTGCGCGCCGGGGCACTGGACTGCAGGTTCTCGCCGCGACGGAATCGGGTTCGCACGGTGTTGTTGGCCCACGTCGGCTCGGCGAGGATCTCGGTGTGCCAGCGCTGGCCGGCAGCCACCACCACCCGCCAGGTCAGCCACCCCGGTGCCACCACCGGCTCCCCCGAGGCGGTCACCCGCAGGCCGCGGACCCGATCGCCCCACTCCAACAGCACCAGTTCACCGTCGATGGCGGCCACCTCGGCGCCACCGCGCGCCGCGCGGCCCTCCTTGACGGCGAATAGGTCCGCGAAATCGGCGTCGACGTGCAACTGCAACACCACCACGGTGGGTTCGTGGTCGAGGTTTTCCACCGAGATGGTCTCGCGCAACCCGTCGGCCACCAGCCGCTCCCGAACCAGCAGAAGTGTGCTGTCGGCCTGGCCGCCGCGCGGGGCGCGGCGCAACACGAATTGCGCGGCAAACCCCGCCGACGGCTGCACCGACAGCGGTTCGGGCGGCTGGCCGTCGACCCGAAGCTCCCACCGAGACAACACCCGCGCGTCGCGGAAGAACAACCCATGCGCGCGGCCCGCGACCACGTCGCCGAGACAATCGGACAGGCAAAACGTCGACCCCTCCACCAGGGTGACGGTGTCAGCGCCGGCCCCCAGACGCGCCGGCGCACTGGTGTTGAACGCCGCGGGCGCGTCACTCATGCGGTGACCATCTCATCCGTCGACTCACGCCGCCGGGATATCGGGTTGCTCGCCGCCCGAGTAATCTCTTCGCCGTACAGCAGCCGGCGATAGATCCGCTCGTAGCCCGAACCCAACTGCGCCACATCGAAGTTCGCCGCGACATGCCGACGACACGCGTGCGGGTCAAGACTGCCCGCCCGCTCGATCGCGGCCGGCAGCTCAGCCGGCTGCTCACAAATCACACCGGTGACTCCATCGATGAGAACCTCAGCCACCGCTCCGCCGCGCAACGCCACCACTGGCGTGCCACAGGCCATCGCCTCGATCATCACGATCCCAAACGGTTCCTCCCACTGAACCGGAAACAGTAAACACCGCGCACCGGCGAGCAGCTTGCGCTTGCTGACCGCGTCAGCCTCACCGAACACGTGATCGCTGCCGGTCAGCAGCGGACGCACCCGCTGATCGAAGTAGGCCTTCTCCGACGCTTCCGAGCACTTGCCCGCCAACACCAGCGGCACGCCCGCCTCGTGGGCGGCCTGCACGGCCAGGTGCGCACCCTTATACGGGGCGAAACGGCCCAAGAACAACGCATAGTCGCCCTTGTCGGTTTCAAACGGCCACTGCTCGACCTCCAGCGCGTTATGCACGCGCCCAACCCAATTCAGGTCCGGGGCCAATTCGCGCTGGCGATCGCTGATCGCCACCAACGCCACGTCTGCACCCAATCCGCGATAGTACGGGTACAGATCGGCATCAATGGGGCCGTGCACCGTCACCACCGTCGTCAAGCCCAGCCCCCGGTAGACGGGCACGTTGAGCACACCGGCAAAGGTGTGATCGTGCACGATATCGACGCCCTGATCCGCCGCGAGGTCCGCGACGGCGTTACGAACCTTCAATGCATGCATGACCTCCGGATAGGGCTCACCAAGCCGATCCGGAATCGTGCGATCCCACAACGACACAAACCGCGCCGCCGTGCCCGACTCACCAGCCCCCAACACCGTCACCTCATGCCCACGAGCAACCAAAGCATCCACAAGATCAGCAAGCACCGCCTCCACACCCCCATAGCCCTTCGGCGGAACGTCGAAATACGGCGGCGCCACCTGCACAATCCGCAACCGCCGGGCCCGACCATCGGGCCGAGAATGCGTCGACACACCCTGCACGAAATCGATGCTGCGCACTCGGATTTCCTCCTTTCCCAACATCCACAAGCGTTAGCACTTCGATTCCTTGAGTGCTAATTATGGCCCGCTGTGCACGCGCCCGCCACACACCCCAACCGTCACCGACACCCCGCCCGCCACACACACGACGACGGCCGCAACGAGGCCCGTTGCTGAGTGCCTAAAAGCCGAGCGCGATCACCACCGATCGCGAGACGAATCAGCGTTAGCCAGCACCACTCACGAGCTGGCGCCGCGGCCAAACCGGCTCTTCGTGATCGAGCGTGCACCGGTGGTTAGCGGAACGCTGGGGAAGGGTGTCGTGTCGGTGAGCTGAGGCGGGCCCTCGGTGGGTGACGATGCGGGTTCCTACACCAAGCTCCACCAACACCACCGAGGGGACCCGTTGCGCGAGGCCAATGCCTGCCCGCGCTCTGTTGTTGCCGACACGATCATGCGCACGATCGAGTTGGGGGTGACGATCACCGACGCCGCCGTCGACGACACCCAGACCACGATCTTCTGCACCCCCGTGGTGAGGAATCCGCGTTGTCCGGACTGTGGGCGCGACGGCAGGTATCGCGACACCGTGACGCGGCCATTGACCGACCTGCCTGTGGCCGGCCGCCGCCAACCAAAACACCGCGGGGTACCCGAACTGCCAGCCCAGCAGCCCCGACAGCGCAGCACCGGCCATATTGCCAGCGTGATTCCAGGCCTGGTCGCGACCGTTCTGGCCGGTGAACCCGGCCTGGCCCACCACACCAAGGGTGATGCCAATCACTGTCGGGGCGAGGTCGCGTCCGAAAGCCGGTGTAAAAGGGGGCCGGGCGTAGGTTCTGCTTCGAGACCGCCAAGTCATCGAAGTGAAAGGACCTACGCCCGTGCCTGCACGAGTATCACCGACCGATCGTGTTCGCGCCAAGATCGACGAGCTGTTCGCCTCCGATCGTGAGCTGCCCGACATCTTGGAGGAGGTGGCCCGCCTCGGCGCGCAGTTGCTGATGCAGGCCGCGCTGGAGGCCGAGGTGACCGAGTTCCTGGGCCGGGAGCGCTGCCAGCGCGCCGCCGCGGCACCGGATGCCCAGCCCGGGTCACGCAACGGCTATCAGCCGGTGACGGTCAAGACCACCGCCGGCCCGGTCACTTTGGAGCGGCCTAAGCTGCGTGACACGACCACCGCGTTCGCTTCGCGATTGTTCGGCAAGCACGTCACCAAGACCAACGCACTGGAGTCGCTGGTGATCGCCTCATTCGTGCGGGGGTTGTCGGTGCGCGATGTGGAGGCCACCCTGGCCGACGCGCTCGGTGATCAGGCCGCGATCTCGAAATCAACGGTGTCGAGGTATGCCAGGCGATCAAGACCGAGTACGACAGCTGGGCGGCGCGGAGGCTCGACGAGGTGGTGCTGGACTACCTGTTCTTGGATGCGTCGTTCTTCCGGATACATCCTGGCTCGCCGGCCGAGCCGGTCTTGGCCGGCTGGGGCATCACCACCGACGGCAAACCCGTCTTCGTCGGCCTGGCCCCTGGTGCCGGCGAGTCGACCGACGCCTGGGCCGATTTCTTGACCGACCTGCGCGACAGGGGCTTGGGGTGCCCGCTGCTGGTCATCTCCGACGGCGCGGCCGGCCTGATTGCCGCGATCGAGCAGGTCTTGCCGGCCGCGCTGCGGCAACGCTGCCTCATCCACCGGCTACGCAATATTCTGGTCAAGATCCCCGCCGGGATGCAGGCCGAGATCCGCGACGGCTACTGGGCCTGCTTTGACACCGCCGAGGTCAACACCGGGCCCGGTCCGCGCCTGGTCGAGCTCGTCGACGCCCGGCTGACCGCGTTCGCCGAGCGTTACGGCACCACGTATCCGGCGGCGATGAAGATCGTGCTGACCGATCGCGAAGGCCTGACCGCCTATCTGAGGTTCCCGGCCGAACACCATCACCGCATCCGCCACTCGAACTTCATCGAACGCACCTTCGGTGAAACACGGCGCCGCGCAAAGGTAATCGGCCGCTTCCCCGGAGAAACCAGCTGCATCAGCATCGCCTGGGCTGTCCTCGACCGCGCCTCCCGCGGCTGGCGCGGCCTCGCCATGACCCCCGCGGGGCTGCGTCAACTGCAAGACCTACGCCGCAGCCTGCTGCAACCACCCCGCCAACTGCGACCCCAGCACAACCAGGACTGCCCAAACAACACCACCGAAACCGCCAGCGCCACGGCGTCACATCAACCACCGAAGCCAGAACCTTCATCGGCCTCATTTACACCGGATTCCGGACGCCACCATCGTCACCCCAGCAATACACATGGCGGCCTGCGCAGCACCGATGACCCAAAACTGTCGCGCCGAGAGGATCAGCGCAGAGGCCGTCACCGTGCACGCGCCGACGGCGACGACACAGGCCCGCTTGCGCGTGGTCGCATCAACCAGCGCTCCCGCCGGTGCGACCGCGACCATGCCAACAATGGCACCCAGGGTGACCACCATACCGGTAGCGGCGGTGCCCCAACCACGACTCTGCAACACCACACCAAAAACGGGCCCATGCCGGCCGACATGTCGGCCATAAAGAAGTTGACGGCAAGTAAGGCTGTCCGATCACATCTCGACCCAATCGG
The nucleotide sequence above comes from Mycobacterium malmoense. Encoded proteins:
- a CDS encoding XRE family transcriptional regulator, producing MTTDLVGDPPAHTLRADAGAAGNTSGSGAAVDSPDDLSETPGTQPHRVNRGVDGGRGADPASGGVDAARCAVISAITSRISEKRLSAAQAALILGLTGPRVTALFNGYVDTFSLDELINLLPALELTIEVVPQPQQ
- a CDS encoding MerR family transcriptional regulator, with the protein product MPNDQRPRPGRGVYAISVAAELTGLDPQTLRLYERRGLLTPARTGGGTRRYSDDDVVRLQRISALVAGGVNIAGIAQILALQDLNGELESDLSHLRSENARLRHTGPGNEHLVATRGRGARQR
- a CDS encoding MFS transporter; amino-acid sequence: MASQATSMLTVPIRDRAALQAVNFFMADMEAGMGPFLGVLLASRGWTTGAIGTVITLGAIVGMCTVAPAGALVDATTRKRACVIVVGLAAVAASAVILTSRQFWVVAAAQSVMCVSGAMIAPAVIGITLGLVGQAGFISQNGRNQAYNHAGNMAGAAIGGLLGWVFGYAGVFWLAAAFAVVTVLAVLRIPAGRINHHVARGEILAGEQPPVKRLRVLVKSRPLLALAAAVMLFWLGNAAMLPLYGLAVVATHANAFTTVASTVVVAQAVMIPASLAAMRIVQTHGYWLAILIAFSALPIRALVAAGVITTWGVIPVQILDGVGAGMLSVAVPGLVARILDGTGHINVGQGAIMAAQGLGGALSPVLGGFTAQIFGFSAAFVMLGGLSMGSLAIWLGFAPMLRRTGNHISLASAPVEAT
- a CDS encoding Hsp20/alpha crystallin family protein → MLRFDPFTDFDALVRDVLAGPVGSSRGPRFMPMDLCKIDDHYVLTADLPGVDPGSIDVSVDNGTLTVSARRTARSEESVQWLTAERFFGEYRRHLWLGEGIDASVISATYENGVLTVSIPLAEGAKPRRIEVAHGAAPHVIEGQVVQSPTETA
- a CDS encoding amylo-alpha-1,6-glucosidase, with amino-acid sequence MSDAPAAFNTSAPARLGAGADTVTLVEGSTFCLSDCLGDVVAGRAHGLFFRDARVLSRWELRVDGQPPEPLSVQPSAGFAAQFVLRRAPRGGQADSTLLLVRERLVADGLRETISVENLDHEPTVVVLQLHVDADFADLFAVKEGRAARGGAEVAAIDGELVLLEWGDRVRGLRVTASGEPVVAPGWLTWRVVVAAGQRWHTEILAEPTWANNTVRTRFRRGENLQSSAPARKLEAWRHTATTVEAGHRVLTEVLRQTESDLGALLMHDESGQGRSFVAAGAPWFMTLFGRDSLLTAWMALPLDVGLSVGTLQQLAAVQGRRVDLITEEEPGRIMHEIRRGPASTDVLGGAVYYGSVDATVLFVMLLAEAWRWGADPSVVRSLLPAADAALSWAQRYGDRDGDGFIEYQRATDRGLINQGWKDSFDGINDATGRTAEPPIALCEVQGYHYAALLARAELAEAFDDPTGAGQLRERAQALRTRFLEAFWLPQRGWYAVALDRRKQPVDALTSNVAHCLWTGIATDEHAATLVKHLASGEMDSGFGLRTLATTMGAYNPMSYHNGAIWPHDTAIAVAGLLRYPHVREAHVLAHRLANGLLDAADAFGTRLPELYCGFPRSQFGSPIPYPTSCSPQAWSSAAPVLLLRSLLGLEPHVPARQIAVTPHLPEAWGRVVLTDLRLGDASIDLEAEGDTVKIHRMPEDWQLLSSSA
- a CDS encoding glycosyltransferase family 4 protein, which translates into the protein MRSIDFVQGVSTHSRPDGRARRLRIVQVAPPYFDVPPKGYGGVEAVLADLVDALVARGHEVTVLGAGESGTAARFVSLWDRTIPDRLGEPYPEVMHALKVRNAVADLAADQGVDIVHDHTFAGVLNVPVYRGLGLTTVVTVHGPIDADLYPYYRGLGADVALVAISDRQRELAPDLNWVGRVHNALEVEQWPFETDKGDYALFLGRFAPYKGAHLAVQAAHEAGVPLVLAGKCSEASEKAYFDQRVRPLLTGSDHVFGEADAVSKRKLLAGARCLLFPVQWEEPFGIVMIEAMACGTPVVALRGGAVAEVLIDGVTGVICEQPAELPAAIERAGSLDPHACRRHVAANFDVAQLGSGYERIYRRLLYGEEITRAASNPISRRRESTDEMVTA